The Bombus huntii isolate Logan2020A chromosome 1, iyBomHunt1.1, whole genome shotgun sequence genome contains a region encoding:
- the LOC126865772 gene encoding E3 ubiquitin-protein ligase NRDP1 isoform X1 yields the protein MGFDVNRFQGEVDEELVCPICSGVLEDPVQVSNMLQAPVCEHAFCRTCINEWINRQPTCPLDRTPITSAQLRAVPRILRNLLARLCISCDNIMYGCQVIVKLDSLVSHLEQCEYNPKRPMLCEQGCSLIIPKNELKDHNCVRELRNIIHSQQQKLADMKRELGEQQLQINEHKREIHLLKDFMRALRVSNPAMRAIADQMERDEVVRWSATLPRARVTRWGGMISTPDELLQTMIKRTLSEYNCPPHVIDELMENCHERKWPPGLNSLETRQNSRRQYDNYVCKRVPGKQAVLVLYCDNTHMPEDMMVEPGLVMIFAHGIE from the exons ATGGGGTTCGATGTGAACCGCTTTCAGGGCGAAGTTGACGAGGAACTTGTTTGTCCGATATGCTCTGGTGTTCTGGAGGATCCTGTCCAG GTGAGCAATATGTTGCAGGCACCTGTATGTGAACATGCCTTTTGTCGTACATGCATTAATGAATGGATAAATAGACAGCCCACCTGTCCATTGGATCGTACACCAATTACATCTGCTCAGCTTAGAGCAGTTCCAAGAATTCTTCGGAATCTGTTGGCCCGCCTTTGTATTAGTTGTGATAACATTATGTACGGATGTCAAGTAATAGTTAAGCTCGATAGTTTAGTGTCACACTTGGAGCAATGTGAATATAATCCCAAGAGACCGATGCTTTGTGAACAAGGATGTAGTCTTATTATTCCTAAAAATGAGCTAAAAGATCATAATTGTGTGAGAGAACTcagaaatattatacattcGCAACAACAAAAGCTTGCCGATATGAAACGTGAATTAGGTGAACAACAACTTCAAATAAATGAACACAAGAGGGAAATACATCTTTTAAAAGACTTTATGAGAGCATTGAGAGTTTCAAATCCAGCAATGCGCGCTATCGCTGACCAAATGGAAAGAGACGAAGTTGTAAGATGGTCTGCTACCCTTCCTAGAGCAAGAGTAACAAGATGGGGAGGAATGATTTCCACCCCGGATGAACTGTTGCAG ACGATGATAAAGAGAACTTTATCGGAATATAATTGCCCGCCTCATGTGATCGACGAATTAATGGAAAATTGTCACGAAAGGAAATGGCCTCCAGGCTTAAACTCCCTTGAGACCAGACAGAATTCCAGAAGGCAATATGACAATTATGTTTGTAAAAGAGTCCCTGGTAAACAAGCAGTGTTAGTTCTTTATTGTGATAATACTCATATGCCGGAAGACATGATGGTTGAACCTGGACTAGTGATGATTTTTGCACATGGCATAGAATAA
- the LOC126865772 gene encoding E3 ubiquitin-protein ligase NRDP1 isoform X3, producing the protein MLQAPVCEHAFCRTCINEWINRQPTCPLDRTPITSAQLRAVPRILRNLLARLCISCDNIMYGCQVIVKLDSLVSHLEQCEYNPKRPMLCEQGCSLIIPKNELKDHNCVRELRNIIHSQQQKLADMKRELGEQQLQINEHKREIHLLKDFMRALRVSNPAMRAIADQMERDEVVRWSATLPRARVTRWGGMISTPDELLQTMIKRTLSEYNCPPHVIDELMENCHERKWPPGLNSLETRQNSRRQYDNYVCKRVPGKQAVLVLYCDNTHMPEDMMVEPGLVMIFAHGIE; encoded by the exons ATGTTGCAGGCACCTGTATGTGAACATGCCTTTTGTCGTACATGCATTAATGAATGGATAAATAGACAGCCCACCTGTCCATTGGATCGTACACCAATTACATCTGCTCAGCTTAGAGCAGTTCCAAGAATTCTTCGGAATCTGTTGGCCCGCCTTTGTATTAGTTGTGATAACATTATGTACGGATGTCAAGTAATAGTTAAGCTCGATAGTTTAGTGTCACACTTGGAGCAATGTGAATATAATCCCAAGAGACCGATGCTTTGTGAACAAGGATGTAGTCTTATTATTCCTAAAAATGAGCTAAAAGATCATAATTGTGTGAGAGAACTcagaaatattatacattcGCAACAACAAAAGCTTGCCGATATGAAACGTGAATTAGGTGAACAACAACTTCAAATAAATGAACACAAGAGGGAAATACATCTTTTAAAAGACTTTATGAGAGCATTGAGAGTTTCAAATCCAGCAATGCGCGCTATCGCTGACCAAATGGAAAGAGACGAAGTTGTAAGATGGTCTGCTACCCTTCCTAGAGCAAGAGTAACAAGATGGGGAGGAATGATTTCCACCCCGGATGAACTGTTGCAG ACGATGATAAAGAGAACTTTATCGGAATATAATTGCCCGCCTCATGTGATCGACGAATTAATGGAAAATTGTCACGAAAGGAAATGGCCTCCAGGCTTAAACTCCCTTGAGACCAGACAGAATTCCAGAAGGCAATATGACAATTATGTTTGTAAAAGAGTCCCTGGTAAACAAGCAGTGTTAGTTCTTTATTGTGATAATACTCATATGCCGGAAGACATGATGGTTGAACCTGGACTAGTGATGATTTTTGCACATGGCATAGAATAA
- the LOC126865772 gene encoding E3 ubiquitin-protein ligase NRDP1 isoform X2 codes for MGFDVNRFQGEVDEELVCPICSGVLEDPVQAPVCEHAFCRTCINEWINRQPTCPLDRTPITSAQLRAVPRILRNLLARLCISCDNIMYGCQVIVKLDSLVSHLEQCEYNPKRPMLCEQGCSLIIPKNELKDHNCVRELRNIIHSQQQKLADMKRELGEQQLQINEHKREIHLLKDFMRALRVSNPAMRAIADQMERDEVVRWSATLPRARVTRWGGMISTPDELLQTMIKRTLSEYNCPPHVIDELMENCHERKWPPGLNSLETRQNSRRQYDNYVCKRVPGKQAVLVLYCDNTHMPEDMMVEPGLVMIFAHGIE; via the exons ATGGGGTTCGATGTGAACCGCTTTCAGGGCGAAGTTGACGAGGAACTTGTTTGTCCGATATGCTCTGGTGTTCTGGAGGATCCTGTCCAG GCACCTGTATGTGAACATGCCTTTTGTCGTACATGCATTAATGAATGGATAAATAGACAGCCCACCTGTCCATTGGATCGTACACCAATTACATCTGCTCAGCTTAGAGCAGTTCCAAGAATTCTTCGGAATCTGTTGGCCCGCCTTTGTATTAGTTGTGATAACATTATGTACGGATGTCAAGTAATAGTTAAGCTCGATAGTTTAGTGTCACACTTGGAGCAATGTGAATATAATCCCAAGAGACCGATGCTTTGTGAACAAGGATGTAGTCTTATTATTCCTAAAAATGAGCTAAAAGATCATAATTGTGTGAGAGAACTcagaaatattatacattcGCAACAACAAAAGCTTGCCGATATGAAACGTGAATTAGGTGAACAACAACTTCAAATAAATGAACACAAGAGGGAAATACATCTTTTAAAAGACTTTATGAGAGCATTGAGAGTTTCAAATCCAGCAATGCGCGCTATCGCTGACCAAATGGAAAGAGACGAAGTTGTAAGATGGTCTGCTACCCTTCCTAGAGCAAGAGTAACAAGATGGGGAGGAATGATTTCCACCCCGGATGAACTGTTGCAG ACGATGATAAAGAGAACTTTATCGGAATATAATTGCCCGCCTCATGTGATCGACGAATTAATGGAAAATTGTCACGAAAGGAAATGGCCTCCAGGCTTAAACTCCCTTGAGACCAGACAGAATTCCAGAAGGCAATATGACAATTATGTTTGTAAAAGAGTCCCTGGTAAACAAGCAGTGTTAGTTCTTTATTGTGATAATACTCATATGCCGGAAGACATGATGGTTGAACCTGGACTAGTGATGATTTTTGCACATGGCATAGAATAA